The following are from one region of the Anguilla rostrata isolate EN2019 chromosome 7, ASM1855537v3, whole genome shotgun sequence genome:
- the LOC135259330 gene encoding cerebellin-3-like — protein sequence MNSGATYTNDRSPSSKVFMDTIPGTENTYESLHANVYTCLDRTAPSNRSTEAKSSAGREYLYRKISLVFVSLWLITLITLIVGMVLHYDQRSAIQREIEVLKNSPSKLIGGTPKVAFAASLANHSETKTIGPYSEAVTVVYTHVITNVGGAYNQSTGIFTVPIRGVYYFSFTAFGWINNAAIAVSLFVNHEFFMSAYDNNPGPGRGATNTITLQLEIGDIIYLKLRADMQLHDNGNLYNTFNGHLLFPI from the exons GCACAGAGAACACTTATGAGAGTCTACATGCTAATGTCTACACTTGCTTGGATCGAACAGCACCCAGTAACAGGTCAACAG AAGCTAAGAGCTCTGCTGGAAGAGAGTATCTGTACAGGAAGATATCACtggtctttgtctctctgtggCTCATCACTCTGATCACACTCATTGTTGGAATGGTCCTCCACT atgacCAGAGATCAGCAATACAGAGGGAGATAGAGGTTCTGAAGAATAGCCCTTCTAAACTAATTGGAG GAACACCTAAGGTGGCATTCGCAGCTTCTCTGGCGAACCATTCTGAGACAAAGACTATTGGGCCATATTCTGAGGCTGTCACAGTGGTCTACACACATGTCATCACTAATGTTGGAGGTGCTTACAACCAATCTACAG GCATCTTCACAGTCCCGATAAGGGGTGtctattatttcagtttcactgcGTTTGGATGGATTAACAACGCTGCCATtgcagtctctctctttgtgaATCATGAATTTTTCATGAGTGCTTATGATAACAATCCTGGACCTGGACGGGGAGCAACAAACACGATCACACTGCAGCTGGAGATAGGAGATATCATCTACCTAAAGCTTCGGGCAGACATGCAACTCCATGACAATGGAAATTTGTACAATACCTTCAATGGCCACTTGCTTTTCCCTATTTAA